The region TATTACTTTCCCGATACTGTAGGTTACCAGGTAACAAACTAACATTTAACATACAATGTTAAAAGCATTACACATATAATTGGAGAATTTTGGGTATAAAGAaactataaaagaaaataaaaaagaaagaaaatttgtGGATCTGTGAATTGAGCAGGCTCGGCGGCTGTATGGCAAAATTTGTTATGTACATCTCGAGGGGTTCAGAGTTTGATTTCATACTATTATTCTCCGAAACCACCACCATTCACGGAGGAATCTACTAATAAAGTGTCATTTGGCATGAAAGAAGGAGGACGCATACTCACCGACTCTCCTGCAGGTTGCGTCCTATTTGGAGGGCTCATTGCATCATTTATGCTCCCTCCCCACGAAACAGTACGCCGTGAGTCTGACGCAAAGGAACTATCACTTGCCCCTTTGTTGTATATgttattcatgcttccaaatcTTGGCATGGGCGCCATGGGAGATGAGGGACGAGGCGAATAGAATGTCTCATTTGGAGGGGAGGAAGAAGCATCTTCGTAAGTAGTGAATGAAGTGTTTTGCTTTTGTTCTACATGCGTGTCAACAACTGGCTGCTCACCATGGGATACTGGTGCCGGAACAAAGAATTTTGGGTTGGCACCACCCGCAGGTTTTGCAGAAGGTACAGAAGGCGAGAACCCACTTACTGTATTCCCACCACCTCTGTTGAAAGTGTCAACATACCTGGCCATTGAAAGAGAGAACTAATCAGATTGAGCTCAGTACTTGATAGCTTCTCTTTCAAACAATTGCAACATTAGTTCTCTTGGTATCAGAAGAACGTTGCTACCTAGAAAGCAATGGTTCAATAGAATGCCCATGAGTTTTTGGGAATACTAGCAATACAACTCCGACATCCCAGAATAACAATAACATGGAAGATAAAAGCTGTGAGTGAAGCTAAATATAAGTTCAGTCCCAGATGCCTGAGCACCAAACAAGTCCTTACCTGAGCATTATTCTGCAGTTTTGTTCTGTTTCACGATGAAGTATAAAAGTAGTGGTAAGAATTTACCTAGAGCGAACACCCATCCTTCCACGTGCTGAGTACTGATTGGCTGTCGGAGGAAGTGGGGGCATTCCTGAACTGTTATCCATAGTGCTTGGGCTTATAAATTCTTGATTCCCATTGTTATGAGGAGGTTCACTTTGCAAGAAACTCTTTTCTGATGCTCCATTCTGAAAAACAGAAGCCTTGGGTGGTGGTGGAAGAGCTGCTTCAGGTGCAGGAGGTTCAACACCTTCCTCCACCCATCTCTTGAGTTTTTCATCATAATAAAACTTATTTGTATCACCCAATTTTGCCTAGGAAAAAGTGCAAATAGGGATCAACCAatcaataaatgtatattcacaTTATAAAATAAATCCCAAGACATCTTTTGGGAACAGGGAGCTCATTCAATACCTGACGGCCTCGTGGTTTGAGTACTAAACCAACAGTCTTCTGAAATAGCTGAGATCCAAAACTAAAACGACCCAAGCGAGACGTATTGCCTGCAGCTGGTGCTTTGTCCTGTGTGCTAGCAGAACTAGTTTCTTTTGGTGGTTCAGCCTGACTCTACATGTCAAGAAAAGGTAAAATGACATTATTTGTAGAAACATGACATCATAAATCTATCTGAACAAGCCTCTACGGGAAAAATAACAAATATAAGGTTGAGAGAAACCTGCATTGGACTCCTTTTAAAGTCAGGTGCTGAAACACTTCTTGTGTGCATAGTCTTTTTGTTATCAGCTGCCCATTCATTTATAGGCTCCATAGATTGAGAAACTAATGAAGACATAGCCATTGTTGATTGACTACTTGATACTCTGGGTCCGGCGGACTGATAATTATTCTCATTACCATGAACTGCACCGCCTTGTGTTGGTATAGGGGGTGGCAGGCCCCCAACAACCCGATGTGCAGTGCTATCAAAAAGGTTTAGCAATTTACCGATAAATTCCTTGGGAGCTGAGTTTACAGAGAATCCTCCCTGCATCACAAGAAGTTCCGGTTCTAAGAATCTACCAAAATTTACTGATGTAAAGAAGAGGAAGCACAGACTACCTGTTGATGAGCTTTAATCCTTTCCTCAAGGGATGAAACTAAATTCCTCAGATTCTCCAGCTCCGGTGTTCGACCAGTTTTAAGCGATTTTAGTACCGCTTGACAGTACCtacatcaaaatcaaaataatttttagaaaacaaagacaaaattaataaaacaaagatatggGCATTTAGGTATAAGATATAAATACTTCAGTGCATCGGTCGTCCTTCCAACTTCAGCCAACATGagtgcatatacatacttataAGGTTGAAATGGAAGTAGGAAGAACTGAGAGTTCCCAAGTGTCTTTGAATACTCATATATCTCCGTTCTCTGATCAAATACACAAAGGTCAAACAAGCATTTGGGGCTAATATCAATATGCTAAACACAAATCGagaacaaaactatcatttattATGCTTCTGCAAGTGCCTAGAAGAAACAGTTTGCATGGCCTTGAGAAATTCTACCCACACGGAATAActcaaacagaaaaaaaaacttcaaatttGTTAACACTACAAATAGTTGACCTATATTGATATGTACATTCTTGGTGCATTAAAAAGAACCCCTGCTTTAAAGGGAAGTGCTAAAAGATAATACTACATACTCAACACCCAGCAACACAAATGTAAGAAAAGTGGAATTTTAAACTCCGATATTTGTACTTTTCAAATAGAACTCCAGCCAGGCTAATTTGAAAACTCAGGACCCTAGGTAGTAGGTTACATGTTGTCAAAGTTAAAGACTGCTCTGTCCAGTAATGGTGACTCAGGCAAACCTGAATTGCTTCTGGACTTGCGTACGTCCGTGGCATTTTCCAGTGATCTGCACCGATGAGACACAATCTTGCACTGTCTGAATACGGCTCAAAGCTAGCTTCCGCAACCAAATAGCATATATGAGCAGCAATTGTCTAAACAAAAGCAATTCCATGAGTTAGGAAGGATTGAAAGAACGTCCTAAAGTAAAAAAGGAATAGTTTGAGAGATGCTAGGCATACATCAGTTCTTTCCTTCCACAAACAATCACCAAGATGAATAAGCACAAGTTCGTCGTCCTTTGTTCTATTTGCAGTTATCACAGCCAAATTTTCTTCCCAGTCATCCAGCATGCAATTAGCTCCAAACTGGGTATTTGGAAATACAAAACAAAGGAGATATCGATTTTACCTTAATACGCTGCCAAAATCTAGGAAGATAAGAAACAGAGGGAAATAGATCAAATATCCAACTAGATCTTCTAGCAATTCATAACAGCACACTTTCAACccttagaaataaaaatatagtagcTAACAATTCCAAACTTATATCAAGTTATTCAAAGCATCTACTCCACACCTGTGTAGGTTGTTGAGGCACATTTACAGAACCAGCCATGTTGTTAACAGCTGTAGTATCTGCAGAAAAGACATCAGCTGGTTGGCCAGCAATGAGCAGGCACAATGTTCGCAAGGGTGATCCAGCCATTAATTGGCAAAGTGCCATTTGCTTGACAGTTTCACCATAGAACTGCATAGGGTTATTTCATCAAAATGTTATCATAAAGATACATAAATAGGACAAGAGAGGAttctactacctccgtcccgcattaactgtcacatttacttttctgcactcgttttgtaaaaatgataataaatagttaaagttgagaaataataaaataagacagagaataaagtagaaaagagtcttctttacattattctctcttttactttactatttctccactttaactatttattattacttttacaaaacgagtgcagaaaagtaaatgtgtcagttaatgtgggacggaggtagcaATTTTTATCAACTGGAAACAGGTTTGAGGTGCTTATGAACTAACTTGATCACTAAGTTGAGCAGCAAGAACAAGGGCAGGACCCCACAACTGTCCCTCCTGTGCACATTGTAAAGCCTCCTTCTTTCTTCCAGAAACCAGAAGATTTTGAACCTCGGCAGCAGTGGCCTGAAACAGAACTATATCTGTCATATATAGAACTATTGATTAATGAATTGTCATGCATTTGCATGGTAAGGGATTGAATACCTGCAACTGTCCTTCAGATGGAAGTTGCTGCAGGCATTGGGTAACATTGCCATACTGATTAAACTGTAAAGCATTTCTTTTAGCAGAAGCAAACAGTTTGGCAACTGCCGATTCTGGGGCATCGTTTTCCTGCTGGataaaaacaatgaaaataCTGTCAAACAAACCGAGACAATGACATGCATCAATGCCCCAAATGTATAAGCAACTAATTACTGTAAATTTGTA is a window of Salvia splendens isolate huo1 chromosome 3, SspV2, whole genome shotgun sequence DNA encoding:
- the LOC121795683 gene encoding protein transport protein SEC16B homolog isoform X2, producing the protein MASNPPFSVEDNTDEDFFDKLVNDDDDVDFKATTSPESGGHHAFTDGNESDEANAFANLSINELEDHGEVNVEQVSSSDLSAVDDLSAKGETVEQISKVETWDEKGIPLVSADSFEFSNLVQKVGNEDDGANVSHNADTGNTNNVGVSDMPMLSETSSGLEATGVKEVAWGSLEEDLVQKDSNAFGSYSDFFTEFEGDRPIDAFSNTSGVTSKNGTQDAIGNDVQGSNYMGNVDSCGQYNNAQNGGVEADQSSSVQDLNSTLYWENQYPGWKYDHNTGQWYQIDGYDGVSSVQGNADSYVTSTWEEAAITETVSNWNQTSLASDAMETTNWNKVSEVGGDSSVVSAHWNQASNYNNGYPAHMVFDPQYPGWYYDTIAQEWRALESYTQSAQSNAQVHDQMSKDDNSSTDTFSQNNTLKASSLYDQGNNYNPLGFGSKSPDQNWLGSVNNYNQQNSSLHGSQQSNVQYYENLSQHQNDYSMPSQFVGGNFSQHFNDSKVKQNDQRYFSNDYYNQNPLNFSQQQNQNPQVTYNPALGRSSAGRPAHALVAFGFGGKLIMMKHNCSNENLNFGSQNPLAGSISVLNLSEVLTGNIDTVNHGRGVSTYFQALYQHTLPGPLTGGSVATKELNKWIEERLSNSEPADMDYRKAEVLRLLLSLLKIACQYYGKLRSPYGTDAVMKENDAPESAVAKLFASAKRNALQFNQYGNVTQCLQQLPSEGQLQATAAEVQNLLVSGRKKEALQCAQEGQLWGPALVLAAQLSDQFYGETVKQMALCQLMAGSPLRTLCLLIAGQPADVFSADTTAVNNMAGSVNVPQQPTQFGANCMLDDWEENLAVITANRTKDDELVLIHLGDCLWKERTDTIAAHICYLVAEASFEPYSDSARLCLIGADHWKMPRTYASPEAIQRTEIYEYSKTLGNSQFFLLPFQPYKYVYALMLAEVGRTTDALKYCQAVLKSLKTGRTPELENLRNLVSSLEERIKAHQQGGFSVNSAPKEFIGKLLNLFDSTAHRVVGGLPPPIPTQGGAVHGNENNYQSAGPRVSSSQSTMAMSSLVSQSMEPINEWAADNKKTMHTRSVSAPDFKRSPMQSQAEPPKETSSASTQDKAPAAGNTSRLGRFSFGSQLFQKTVGLVLKPRGRQAKLGDTNKFYYDEKLKRWVEEGVEPPAPEAALPPPPKASVFQNGASEKSFLQSEPPHNNGNQEFISPSTMDNSSGMPPLPPTANQYSARGRMGVRSRYVDTFNRGGGNTVSGFSPSVPSAKPAGGANPKFFVPAPVSHGEQPVVDTHVEQKQNTSFTTYEDASSSPPNETFYSPRPSSPMAPMPRFGSMNNIYNKGASDSSFASDSRRTVSWGGSINDAMSPPNRTQPAGESVSMRPPSFMPNDTLLVDSSVNGGGFGE
- the LOC121795683 gene encoding protein transport protein SEC16B homolog isoform X1: MASNPPFSVEDNTDEDFFDKLVNDDDDVDFKATTSPESGGHHAFTDGNESDEANAFANLSINELEDHGEVNVEQVSSSDLSAVDDLSAKGETVEQISKVETWDEKGIPLVSADSFEFSNLVQKVGNEDDGANVSHNADTGNTNNVGVSDMPMLSETSSGLEATGVKEVAWGSLEEDLVQKDSNAFGSYSDFFTEFEGDRPIDAFSNTSGVTSKNGTQDAIGNDVQGSNYMGNVDSCGQYNNAQNGGVEADQSSSVQDLNSTLYWENQYPGWKYDHNTGQWYQIDGYDGVSSVQGNADSYVTSTWEEAAITETVSNWNQTSLASDAMETTNWNKVSEVGGDSSVVSAHWNQASNYNNGYPAHMVFDPQYPGWYYDTIAQEWRALESYTQSAQSNAQVHDQMSKDDNSSTDTFSQNNTLKASSLYDQGNNYNPLGFGSKSPDQNWLGSVNNYNQQNSSLHGSQQSNVQYYENLSQHQNDYSMPSQFVGGNFSQHFNDSKVKQNDQRYFSNDYYNQNPLNFSQQQNQNPQVTYNPALGRSSAGRPAHALVAFGFGGKLIMMKHNCSNENLNFGSQNPLAGSISVLNLSEVLTGNIDTVNHGRGVSTYFQALYQHTLPGPLTGGSVATKELNKWIEERLSNSEPADMDYRKAEVLRLLLSLLKIACQYYGKLRSPYGTDAVMKQENDAPESAVAKLFASAKRNALQFNQYGNVTQCLQQLPSEGQLQATAAEVQNLLVSGRKKEALQCAQEGQLWGPALVLAAQLSDQFYGETVKQMALCQLMAGSPLRTLCLLIAGQPADVFSADTTAVNNMAGSVNVPQQPTQFGANCMLDDWEENLAVITANRTKDDELVLIHLGDCLWKERTDTIAAHICYLVAEASFEPYSDSARLCLIGADHWKMPRTYASPEAIQRTEIYEYSKTLGNSQFFLLPFQPYKYVYALMLAEVGRTTDALKYCQAVLKSLKTGRTPELENLRNLVSSLEERIKAHQQGGFSVNSAPKEFIGKLLNLFDSTAHRVVGGLPPPIPTQGGAVHGNENNYQSAGPRVSSSQSTMAMSSLVSQSMEPINEWAADNKKTMHTRSVSAPDFKRSPMQSQAEPPKETSSASTQDKAPAAGNTSRLGRFSFGSQLFQKTVGLVLKPRGRQAKLGDTNKFYYDEKLKRWVEEGVEPPAPEAALPPPPKASVFQNGASEKSFLQSEPPHNNGNQEFISPSTMDNSSGMPPLPPTANQYSARGRMGVRSRYVDTFNRGGGNTVSGFSPSVPSAKPAGGANPKFFVPAPVSHGEQPVVDTHVEQKQNTSFTTYEDASSSPPNETFYSPRPSSPMAPMPRFGSMNNIYNKGASDSSFASDSRRTVSWGGSINDAMSPPNRTQPAGESVSMRPPSFMPNDTLLVDSSVNGGGFGE